TCAAAGTCTCGTAAGTCCATCGGCTTTAGTCCGTAGGCTCCGGGTTAAAGGAGTCAGGTCGTGCAAGCTTGATTTCAGAAATGCGTCCGCCCTGGTTATCGAGGCGGAAATTAAGGCCCGAAACCAGCAGGATTTCATCGACTTTTAAAACACTATCCTTGACCCTGACTCGCTCATTCACGCGCCACAGGGGGCCACCCGCAAGTTGCCGCCACCCAGCCACGGTATAGGTCAAGTCAAAGCCTTTCGCCTTGCGGGTGGCGATTTCCCAATCCACCCGTTTCTGGCAAGTTTGCGTATTGGCTTGGCCTTCAGCCAGCATCATCAAGGGCCGGTGCCGTTTGACTTCAGTATCAACGGCCTGGGCGTTCGCTTTGGTATTCACATCCGGTTTGATCTCATCGCTGCCTTCGGTCTGGCCTTTTACCGTCACTTGCGAAAAGCGGTCCTTACTGGAAAAGCGGCCTTCGGCTTTCAGAATATTTTGCCCGCTCACCAGGGCTGTTTGCGCCTGGCTTTGGCTTGCGCGGGTAATCAGTAAATTCCCCGCCCCATCTGAAATGACCAGGAGTCCCCGCAATTTCGCCATACGCTCAATGGCTTCCACGACTGATTCCCCTTGCTCCAGGGCAAAGGTTTTAAAGGGTTCTCCGGTACCCACTTCAACTTTGATTGCGATATTTTCAAAGGGAGCCACGAGATCACGGGCGATTTGCTCCAGGCGCTGGTTTCTCCATTGGCCCGGTTCCTGAATGGCGGAACAATCTACCAGATCCCCCGCCTTATCCCGACCGCTCACTCGAAAGCTATGGCTTTGAGCATCATAACTGTGGGAAATATCATCCACGTAGCCGGTAATCACCGTATCCCCACCAATTCTCACTTCGCAAGAATCCATCAGGTTAATGGTGCGAGAGACATTTTGGCCAGGCCAACGCTCAGTAAGTCCTAACTCAAACTTGCCGGACAGAGTTTCCATGGAAAGCGTAATCGAGACTTCTTTCCAGCCACCGTACTTCTGGCCGTTGACGATCAAAAACACATCATTCATGGCTTAATCAACCAATACCTGAATGGCTTGTCCTGCGGGCATAAACAGAGGGTGCCGCACACGGTTGCGGGAGCGGATTTCCTGATCCCTGGTGCTTGTTCCATACAGGTCATAGCTAATCACCGCAGCGGGTTGCTGACTGGCCAGATACACGTCTTTTAAGCGATCCAGGTTCACGCTGCGTTCGGTGAGATCCTTAATCATTTGGGCTCTGAGATCATCCAGTGCAAAAAAGAGGTTGTCATAATCGGTGCGGCCCAGACGGATCAGTTCATCTTCCAGCAGATCCGCCAAATCCTGGCGAAAGCGAACCGCCTCATCATAGTTATCAAATTCCATGCGGGTTGCGGCTTTGGCCATCCCCACCACGGATAAGCGATTGATCATCCCGATCTGCACTTCCCGGTTTTGTCGCATCTGTTTTCTTGATGGCGTCGCCTGCCAATCGGGAATGGTATCGTCTGCCGCTTCCCACAGGCGCTGATACGTTAAAAAGGCGTTCAACGGGTTACTGTATACATCGCCCAGTGCTGTTAATAATGCGGCCGTATCATCCGCAAATGTCTGGGGGAGGCTTGCCAGATCTATGATATTGGCCTTGTATTCGGCCAGTTGCGTATTGAAATCCGGTTGCCTGGATTGAGCCAGTTGAACTTTTTCAATCGATTTTTCAATGACACTGACCATCTCATTGGCATTGTCTTGCGCATCTTTCAAGACAAATTCAGGGACTTCGCGAATGGTGTAGTGATCGACAAAGGCGTTTTTGGTGGCCGTTTGCACCAAATCCGCCGCAGCTTGTACGGCAAGACGGGTATCAAGGGTCGCATCGGGAAAACGGTTTTCGCCCGCTTCATAAAAAGTGAGGCTGAAATATTCGATCCGACTTTCGGCGTTTTTGTAGCGATGTCGCACGGGGCCGGGAATGACCC
This is a stretch of genomic DNA from Vampirovibrio chlorellavorus. It encodes these proteins:
- a CDS encoding phage baseplate assembly protein, whose translation is MNDVFLIVNGQKYGGWKEVSITLSMETLSGKFELGLTERWPGQNVSRTINLMDSCEVRIGGDTVITGYVDDISHSYDAQSHSFRVSGRDKAGDLVDCSAIQEPGQWRNQRLEQIARDLVAPFENIAIKVEVGTGEPFKTFALEQGESVVEAIERMAKLRGLLVISDGAGNLLITRASQSQAQTALVSGQNILKAEGRFSSKDRFSQVTVKGQTEGSDEIKPDVNTKANAQAVDTEVKRHRPLMMLAEGQANTQTCQKRVDWEIATRKAKGFDLTYTVAGWRQLAGGPLWRVNERVRVKDSVLKVDEILLVSGLNFRLDNQGGRISEIKLARPDSFNPEPTD
- a CDS encoding DNA circularization protein, which translates into the protein MANPKTLRPASFRGIRFFVDTAETQGGRRNILHEYPYKDEPYTEDLGRKAREYTFDAYVIGEGHEDIRRRLLEAIEKNANPGTLIHPLFGSIRVIPGPVRHRYKNAESRIEYFSLTFYEAGENRFPDATLDTRLAVQAAADLVQTATKNAFVDHYTIREVPEFVLKDAQDNANEMVSVIEKSIEKVQLAQSRQPDFNTQLAEYKANIIDLASLPQTFADDTAALLTALGDVYSNPLNAFLTYQRLWEAADDTIPDWQATPSRKQMRQNREVQIGMINRLSVVGMAKAATRMEFDNYDEAVRFRQDLADLLEDELIRLGRTDYDNLFFALDDLRAQMIKDLTERSVNLDRLKDVYLASQQPAAVISYDLYGTSTRDQEIRSRNRVRHPLFMPAGQAIQVLVD